The Cherax quadricarinatus isolate ZL_2023a chromosome 44, ASM3850222v1, whole genome shotgun sequence region gagagagagagagagagagacagagacagagagacagagacagagagagacagagagagacagagagagacagagagagacagagagagacagagagagacagagagagagagagagagagagagagacagagagagagagagagagagagagagagagagagagagagagagagagagagagagagacagagagagacagagagagacagagagagacagagagacagagagacagagagagagagagagagagagagagagagacagagagagacagagagacagagagagagagacagagagagagagagacagagagagagagagagagagagagagagagagagagagagagagagagagagagagagagagagagagagagagagagagagagagagagagagagagagagagagagagagagagagagagagagagagagagagagagagagagagagagagacagagagatggatggatctgtcatttcagcagagccttcaacataggagggatgtgggtggccttactgttatgtacaaggccaatattgtcaaaataccacacttggatccacttcgaggacagcgcgaaacaagcttttatgccacaagacgggcagaaagcagcaacttcactctggctgtacccttcccttctccagaacatcactccatctgagatcatacatacccaggatgactcctgAGTATGGAACATatctgttcagcataatgatgtcaacgagataacgtcagttgatcaaatgaaaatgctggcccacagatggctccaacttcatcctgttcctacttgtatgtctcataacaataaaaatgcgtttcaaatgagctgatgtaggtaatagcctagcttgccaataaagttaggaatccttaacctgtaaatagcttgctacaataaagctagggatccttaaccttgtcaaaccatgcaAGAGAAAAGTAGTGTAGGGGACCGTGGCAGTgttaacaccaacactgctaaAATAAGATCAGGGAAGCCAGAGTCTGATGGTGTTCTGTTATTatataccactgttgttgttgttgttgttgttgttgttgttgttgttgttgttgttgttgttgttgttgttgttgttgctgggttGCTGTTTTGCtgttgtgctgttgctgttgctgttgttgctgttgttgttgttgctgttgctgcttgctgctgtgttgttgctgttgctgccttgTTGTTGGgttgccttgctgctgctgctgctgctgggctgctgccgccgctgctgctgctgctgccgctgccgctgctgctgctgctgctgcttgccttgctgctgctgctgccgctgctgcgttgctgctgccgctgctgttgcttgctgccgctgttgctgccgttgctgcgctgctgccgctgcctgctgctgcttcttgctgctgctgctgcttcgctgctgctgctgctgccgcttcgctgccgctgctgttgctgccgcctgCCGCCGGTTGCCGCTTGCCGCCTTGCCGCTGTTGCttgccggtgctgctgctgctgctgctgctgcttgctgcgctgctgctgctgctgctgttgctgctgctgccttgctgttgcttgctgctgctgcttgcgtgctgctcgctgctgctgctgccgctgttgctgctgctgctgctgccgccgctgccgctgctgttgctgctgctgctgccgctgcttgctgctgctgctgctgctgctgctgttgccgctgccgctgccgctgctgctgctgctgctgctgctgctgctgctgctgctgctgctgctcctgctgctgccgcttgccgctgctgctgccgctgccgtgcctgctgctgctgcgctggcGTTGCTTGCTGCTGCCTTGCCGCTTGCcgcgttgccgctgctgctgctgctgctgctgctgctgccgccgctgctccgccttgctgctgctgctgccgctgccgccgccgctgctgctgctgctgcgttgctgctgctgctgccttgttgctgctgctgctgctgctgccgtgttGCTGCTGTTCCGTTGCTTGcgccttgctgttgctgctgccgctgccgctgctgctgctgcttgctgctgctgctgccgctgctgctcgttgctgctgctgctgttgccgtgctgctgcttgcttgctgctgctgctgctgctgcttgccgctgccgctgctgctgctgctgctgctgttgccgccgccgccgctgctgctttgcgccgccgctgctgccgctgctgccgcctgctgctgcttgctgctgctgctgctgctgctgccgctgctgctgccgtgcctcgctgctgctgccgctgctgctgccgctgctgctgccgcctgccgctccgccgctgctgctgcttgttgctgccgccgctgctgctgccgctgctgccgctgctgctgctgctgctgctgccgctgctgccgctgccgctgctgctgccgctgctgctgccgctgctgctgctgctgctgctgctgctgccttgctgctgctgctgctgctgcgctgctgccgccgttgctgttgctgctgcgccgcgctgctgctgttgctgctgttgggcTTGCCTTGCTGTTgctgcgttgctgctgctgttgttgctgctgttgctgctgctgctgttgttgttgttgttgctgttgttgttgttgttgttgttgttgttgttgttgttgttgttgctgttgttgttgttgttgttgttggcctTTCACACCTTCATCTGACCCTGAAGTCTCCTCTAGCACCATGACCCTGAAGTGTCCTCTGTCACCATGACCCTGAAGTCTCCTCTATCACCATGACCCTGAAGTCTCCTCTATCACCATGACCCTGAAGTCTCCTCTAGCACCATGACCCTGAAGTCTCCTCTAGCACCATGACCCTGAAGTCTCCTCTGTCACCATGACCCTGAAGTCTCCTCTATCACCATGACCCTGAAGTCTCCTCTAGCACCATGACCCTGAAGTCTCCCCTATCACCATGACCCTGAAGTCTCCTCTAGCACCATGACCCTGAAGTCTCTAGCACCATGACCCTGAAGTCTCCTCAGCACCATGACCCTGAAGTCTCCTCTAGCACCATGACCCTGAAGTCTCCTCTAGCACCATGACCCTGAAGTCTCCTCTAGCACCTTGACCCTGGTCTCCTCTAGCACCATGACTCCTGGAAGTGTCCTCTGTCACCATGACCCTGAAGTCTCTCTATCACCATGACCCTGAAGTCTCCTCTAGCACATGACCCTGAAGTCTCCTCTAGCACCATGACCCTGAAGTCTCCTCTGTCACCATGACCCTGAAGTCTCCTCTATCACCATGACCCTGAAGTCTCCTCTCGCACCATGACCCTGAAGTCTCCTCTATCACCATGACCCTGAAGTCTCCTCTAGCACCATGACCCTGAAGTCTCCCTCTAGCACCATGACCCCTGAAGTCTCCTCTAGCACCATGACCCTGAAGTCTCCTCTAGCACTATGACCCTGAAGTCTCCCCTAGCACCATGACCCTGAAGTCTCTCAGCACCATGACCATGAAGTCTCCTCTATCACCATGACCCTGAAGTCTCCTCTAGCACCATGACCCTGAAGTCTCCTCTAGCACCATGACCCTGAAGTCTCCTCTAGCACCATGACCCTGAAGTCTCCTCTAGCACCATGACCCTGAAGTCTCCTCTAGCACCATGACCCTGAAGTCTCCTCTAGCACCATGACCATGAAGTCTCCTCTATCACCATGACCCTGAAGTCTCCTCTAGCACCATGACCCTGAAGTCTCCTCTAGCACCATGACCCTGAAGTCTCCTCTAGCACCATGACCATGAAGTCTCCTCTAGCACCATGACCCTGAAGTCTCCTCTAGCACAATGACCCTGAAGTCTCCTCTATCACCATAACCCTGAAGTCTCCTCTAGCACCATGACCCTGAAGTCTCCTCTATCACCATGACCCTAAAGTCTCCTCTAGCACCATGATCCTGAAGTCTCCTCTAGCACCATGACCCTGAAGTGTCCTCTAGCACCATGACCCCTGGAAGTCTCCCTGTGCACCATGACCCTGAAGTCTCCTCTAGCACCATGACCCCTGAAGTCTCCTCTAGCACCTTGACCCTGAAGTCTCCTCTAGCACCATGACCCTGAAGGTCCTATGTCATGACCCCCTGAAGTCTGTCCCTCTAGCACCATGACCCTGAAGTCTCCTCTAGCACCATGACCCTAAAGTCTCTAGCACCATGACCCTGAAGTCTCCTCTAGCACCATGACCCTGAAGTGTCCCCTCAGCACCATGACCCTGAAGTCTCCTCTATCACCATGACTCTGAAGTCTCCTCTAGCACCATGACCTCTGAAGTCTCCTCAGCACCATGACCCTGAAGTCTCCTCTGCGCCAATGACCCTGAAGTCTCCTCTATCACCATGACCCTGAAGTCTCCCTAGCACCATGACCTTGAAGTCTCCTCATCACCATGACCCTGAAGTCTCCTCTACACCATGACCCTGAAGTCTCCTCTAGCACCATGACCCTGAAGTCTCCTCTAGCACCATGACCTGGAAGTCTCCATAGCACAATGACCCTGAAGTCTCCTCTAGCACCATGACCCTGAAGTCTCCTTTATCACATAGaccctgaagtctcccagcaccaTGACCCTGAAGTCTCCCCTTAGCACCATGACCCTGAAGTCTCCTCTATCACCATGACCCTGAAGTCTCCCCTAGCACCATGACCCTCCTGTCTCTCTAGCACCATGACCCTGAAGTCTCCTCTCTAGCACCATGACCCTGAAGTCTCCTCAGCACCATGACCCTGAAGTCTCCTCTCTAGCACCACAACCCTGAAGTCTCCCTCTCCCAGCACCATGACCCTGAAGTCTCCTCTAGCACCATGACCCTGGAAGTCTCCTCAGCACCATGACCATGAAGTCTCCT contains the following coding sequences:
- the LOC138853946 gene encoding LOW QUALITY PROTEIN: putative cyclin-dependent serine/threonine-protein kinase DDB_G0272797/DDB_G0274007 (The sequence of the model RefSeq protein was modified relative to this genomic sequence to represent the inferred CDS: inserted 3 bases in 2 codons), producing the protein MVLEETSGSDEGVKGQQQQQQQQQQQQQQQQQQQQQQQQQQQQQQQQQQQQQQQQQRSNSKQRQQQQQAAAAAAAAAATARRKQRNSSNTAAAAAAATRQQQQQRSSSSSGGGSGSSSSKAEQRRQQQQQQQQQRQRGNGKRQQQEQQQQQQQQQQQQQQQRQRQRQQQQQQQQQQAAAAAAATAAAAAAAAAAAXQRQQQQRAARKQQQQATARQQQQQQQQQQRSKQQQQQQQHRQQRQQQQQGKQQQQQQRQRQQQQQRRQQXQQQQQQQGNPTTRQQQQQHSSKQQQQQQQQQQQQQQQHNSKTATQQQQQQQQQQQQQQQQQQQQQQQQWFQKILLGINFPAAWKPLEGHVTPEVDLGEESGKVFRLDTREESEDPVPFVSNLLSTSGRV